The Melospiza melodia melodia isolate bMelMel2 chromosome 23, bMelMel2.pri, whole genome shotgun sequence genome contains a region encoding:
- the GNRH1 gene encoding progonadoliberin-1, whose amino-acid sequence MEKARRVVAAVLLCVLAVGLGLAQHWSYGLQPGGKRSTQVLLGPFQEIPNEMENLEEEQQSECPGSYQNSRIRDLKEAMERLVEGEGRRKKV is encoded by the exons ATGGAGAAGGCCAGGAGGGTGGTGGCCGCTGTCCTGCTGTGTGTGCTGGCCgtggggctgggcctggcccagcACTGGTCCTATGGCCTCCAGCCAGGGGGCAAGAGGAGCACCCAGGTCCTGCTGGGGCCATTCCAGGAG ATTCCAAATGAAATGGAAAActtagaggaggagcagcagagtgAGTGCCCAGGCTCGTACCAGAATTCCAGGATCAGGGATCTGAAGGAAGCCATG GAGAGGCTGGTGGAGGGAGAAGGCAGAAGAAAGAAGGTTTAA